From the Gramella sp. Hel_I_59 genome, one window contains:
- a CDS encoding NUDIX domain-containing protein gives MYKVFVNDIPIIISTRKDFGGNYKNYRLKTVRLKKIVRKILDGRLTHVNLYNKDETKLLDLLLKKMKVVTAAGGMVINSKEEILFIYRNHRWDLPKGKTEKDESIEDSAIREVEEETGVQGLEIKRFITRTFHIFKRNGKLRLKETYWYEMYTEYEGDLVPEAKEGIKKAKWKNYEKTQKALTKSYANILMLFPERYLAGQSKDRIA, from the coding sequence ATGTATAAAGTTTTTGTGAATGATATCCCCATAATAATTTCTACGAGAAAGGATTTTGGAGGAAACTATAAGAACTATCGATTAAAAACAGTTCGTCTTAAAAAAATAGTCCGGAAGATCCTGGATGGCAGACTCACCCACGTAAATCTTTATAATAAGGATGAAACCAAATTGCTGGATCTTCTTCTGAAGAAAATGAAGGTAGTTACTGCTGCTGGCGGAATGGTGATCAATTCAAAGGAAGAAATCCTATTTATCTATCGCAATCATCGTTGGGACCTTCCGAAGGGGAAAACAGAAAAGGATGAAAGTATAGAGGATTCCGCGATTCGTGAGGTAGAGGAGGAGACCGGAGTTCAGGGGCTCGAGATCAAGCGTTTTATTACAAGGACCTTTCACATATTCAAAAGGAATGGCAAACTTCGCCTGAAGGAAACTTACTGGTACGAAATGTATACTGAATATGAAGGTGACCTGGTGCCGGAAGCTAAAGAAGGGATTAAAAAAGCTAAATGGAAGAATTATGAGAAGACCCAGAAGGCACTCACAAAATCCTACGCGAATATTTTAATGCTTTTTCCTGAACGTTATTTAGCGGGGCAATCTAAAGATAGGATAGCGTAA
- a CDS encoding M14 family metallopeptidase, which produces MKKLWLILGLAISFSSCDFSKYKLVKDYDFETRFEKSGGKETGTYEEVISYYEKLAEAYPSVDLIEFGSTDSGYPLHLAIYNADGEFDLDKIRKSHSFILINNGIHPGESDGIDATMMLFRDMAGDSINSPKNTIVATIPIYNVGGALNRNSGTRTNQNGPKEYGFRGNARNYDLNRDFIKADTKNAQTFYEIFHYVDPEVFIDNHVSNGADYQYTLTHLFTQHDKLGGNLGKYLNETMMPALEDSLKNKNWDITPYVNVFNDVPEAGFSQFMDSPRYSTGYTTLWNTLGMMVETHMLKRYDKRVYGTYELMQSMIRITDKESTTIKDLRNQAKRKYLTDRHYKLKFEVDEENPSKRDFKGYEAENIASEVTGGERLKYDDSKEFTKEISYYDNFKATEEIEIPRAYVIPQGWWQVVDRLKMNNIKMEPLDRDTLIQVEVYKIEDYDTSKNPYEGHYPHQNTKVSKTTEEVRFRKGDFLVTTFQDGARYLLETLEPSATDSFFNWNFFDTVLQQKEGFSPYVFEDKAKELLDSDAELQKEFDQKKREDADFRNNWYAQLDWLHKQSSNYEEAHLRYPIFRLPR; this is translated from the coding sequence ATGAAAAAATTGTGGTTGATATTGGGGCTGGCAATCAGCTTTAGTTCTTGCGACTTTTCGAAATACAAATTGGTTAAGGATTACGATTTCGAAACGCGTTTCGAAAAATCTGGTGGTAAGGAAACTGGCACCTACGAGGAAGTTATTAGCTATTACGAAAAACTTGCTGAAGCGTATCCTTCCGTAGACCTTATTGAATTTGGAAGCACAGATAGCGGCTATCCTTTGCACCTTGCCATTTACAATGCCGATGGAGAATTTGACCTGGACAAAATACGTAAGTCTCATAGTTTTATTCTTATCAATAACGGAATTCATCCTGGGGAGAGTGATGGTATCGATGCGACCATGATGCTCTTTAGAGATATGGCTGGAGATTCTATTAACTCACCAAAGAATACGATTGTTGCTACAATTCCTATTTATAATGTTGGGGGCGCATTAAATCGTAACTCAGGCACAAGAACCAATCAAAATGGCCCAAAGGAATACGGTTTCCGCGGAAATGCCCGTAACTATGATCTTAACCGGGATTTCATAAAAGCCGATACTAAAAATGCTCAAACCTTCTACGAGATTTTCCATTATGTTGACCCGGAAGTATTTATTGATAATCATGTAAGTAATGGCGCAGATTACCAGTATACACTTACCCACCTTTTTACTCAGCATGACAAACTTGGAGGGAATCTTGGTAAATATTTAAATGAAACCATGATGCCCGCTCTGGAGGATTCCTTAAAGAACAAGAATTGGGATATCACGCCTTACGTAAATGTCTTCAATGATGTTCCTGAAGCAGGTTTTTCCCAGTTTATGGATTCTCCCAGATACAGCACAGGCTACACCACTTTATGGAATACCCTGGGAATGATGGTGGAAACACACATGCTTAAAAGATATGACAAGCGAGTGTATGGAACCTACGAATTGATGCAGTCCATGATCAGGATCACAGACAAAGAATCAACAACAATCAAGGATTTACGAAACCAGGCGAAAAGAAAGTATTTAACAGACAGACACTATAAACTGAAATTTGAAGTTGACGAGGAAAACCCGAGCAAGAGAGATTTTAAAGGTTATGAAGCTGAAAATATAGCTAGCGAGGTCACAGGTGGTGAACGCCTGAAGTATGATGACAGTAAAGAATTTACTAAAGAGATATCTTACTACGATAATTTCAAGGCTACTGAAGAAATAGAGATCCCTCGAGCTTACGTAATTCCGCAAGGTTGGTGGCAGGTTGTGGACCGCCTGAAAATGAATAATATTAAGATGGAACCGCTCGATCGTGATACGCTGATCCAGGTTGAAGTCTATAAAATAGAAGACTACGATACTTCAAAGAATCCGTATGAAGGTCACTACCCACATCAAAATACAAAAGTGAGTAAGACAACGGAGGAAGTCCGATTTAGAAAAGGTGATTTCCTGGTAACTACTTTTCAGGATGGAGCGCGATATCTTCTAGAAACTCTGGAACCATCTGCGACAGATTCCTTCTTCAACTGGAATTTCTTTGATACCGTTCTTCAGCAGAAAGAAGGCTTTTCTCCTTATGTTTTCGAAGATAAAGCGAAAGAATTGCTTGACAGCGATGCTGAGCTTCAGAAGGAATTCGATCAAAAGAAAAGGGAGGATGCAGATTTCAGAAATAACTGGTATGCGCAACTGGATTGGCTGCATAAGCAATCTTCAAATTATGAAGAAGCACATTTACGCTATCCTATCTTTAGATTGCCCCGCTAA